The following nucleotide sequence is from Deltaproteobacteria bacterium.
GAAGCCGCCTTGAAGGCGCGCAGCATTTCGATTCTAACTTTGGCAAGCTCGGCGCGGGTGCGGGTGAGTTCGGCTTCTTCTTTTTGATAGCTTTCGTTGCGCGCGTCGGATGAGGCGAGGCAGCCGATGTAGGAACCGAAGTGGGACATGCGGCGCGACAGGTCTTCGTTGCGCAGTAAAATGTCTTGCCAGTCGTTCGTCGTTGCGCCATCGAGGGCGGGTAGACTCGCCGCGGTTTTTTGCAGCGCGGCGATGTCGGTGGCGATGGCTTGCTTGAATTGAAGCATCGCGGCGCCGTTGAATTCAGGAAAATAATTTGTGAGATCCCAGGTCATGATCTTTCCAAATGAAGGGCGGGTTTGAAACCCGCCCCTACGCTATCCGGTTCTCGTGCTAAATCTCCACATTCGTGCCGACGTTTTGTGCCAATGCTTTGCGATAGACAAGCTGCGCGGCGGCGACATCTTGGATCGCGATGCCCACCGACTTGTAAAGTGTGATTTCGTCACCGTTGATTCTCCCGGCTTTGGTGCCGGCGAGGACTTCGCCGATCTCGCCGTGGATATTCGCTTCGGTGATGGACTTTTCTTTGAGCGCGAGCAATATGTCGCCGCATTCGGCCATGATCGCTGGGCGCGAATCGACGACGACTTTGGCGCGTTTCAATGTCGCGCTATCGATCTCGCGCTGGTCGGGGCGATGGGAACCGACGGCGTTGATATGGACACCGGGTTTTAGCCACTCGGCTATGACGATCGGCTCTTTGGCGGTGGTGACGGTTACCAACAGATCGCTGCCACGCACGACTTCTTCGGCATTCCGGCAAATCTGGATCGGAATGCCAATTTGCTTTTCCATTTCGTTCTTGATCGTCGTCGCGCTTTTGCCGGACGGGCTGTAGAGTTTAATGCGGCTCAATTTGCGTACTCGATTCAGCGCTTGAATATGCGCCCGCGCTTGAACGCCGGCGCCCAAGATTCCAAGAACCGGCGTATCTGGATTCGCCAACGCTTGGGTCGCCAATGCTGAAGCGCAAGCGGTGCGGATCGCGGTGATGTAACCGCCGTCCATGACGGCGATCATCTTGCCGGTCGCGCTGCTGAACAGCATGATGGTGGCGAGTATCGCCGGCAGATTTTGTTTAGGATTATCTTGAAAGTAAGTCACGACTTTCATGCCGAGGGCTTTATCGTCACACAAATAACCCGGCATGCTGGTGATTCTGCCGTCAATTTGCGGCAGCGGCACGACCAGACGCACCGGCATGACCGCTTTGCCCGTCGAATATTGAACATGGGCGCGCTCCAGCGCGGCGATCAATTCATCGATGTCGATTAAACTTTGGACTTGGGTTTCCGACAGCGCTAGCATTGTCTAATTTGATAGCATAAAGGCGCGGTTCGTTGGTAGGGTCGCGAACATAATCATCGGAAGTGTTGATCGAGGCGTTAGAGATTTTCTGTTTCCCCTCTTTGGAAAAGAGGGGATAGGGGAGATTTTTTTGCACTCATGCGGCTGCGTCGATTCAAAGCGGAGCCCAATTGCGACAATGAAACCGCTCCGCCGCACAACCAAATCCCCCGTGGTCCCCCTTTTCCAAAGGGGGAAAATCTCCCATTGCGATTGTTCATTGAAAAGCTAGGTAGGATGTTTGAGTTTACTTATTTTCTTTGTCGGCTTGTTCGAGGGCGGCTTTTTGTTTGTCTTCGCTTTGGCGTAGCGAATCCTTGGCGGCGTCGAGAGTGTTGAAGGGTTGGGTGACGACTTCTTTGACCGCCTCGCGACTTTGGCTGACGGTTTCGTTTTTAGAATCGCAGGCCGACGCCATCAATAGTAACACTGCTAATAAGAAATACTTCATTCGATTTCGATTCCCTGTCCGAGCGCTTTTTGTAATTTTTCTCTGCCGATTTCGCCGGCGCGGATGATTTTGATCTTGTTCTCCGCCACCGCGGCGACGGTGGAGCCGGTCTTTGAATTCAACTCGCCGCCGTCGACGAAGAGTTCTATCTTGCCGAAAAAATAATTTCGCGCTTGCTCGAGTGTCTGCGCGCCGGGTCGGCCTGAGGGATTAGCGCTGGTGGCGGTGAGCGGCCGGCCGAGCATACGGACAATCTCATTGGCAATGGGCTGGCTGGAGATGCGTACGCCGATGCCGCCCGTCGAATTCACCAGCGGCGGCGCAATGTCTTTTCGCGCCGGCAGTACCAGCGTCAATGGGCCGGGCCAAAAGCCTGCGATCAATTTTTCCGCCAATGGCGAAACCTCCGCTACCAATTTGTTTAACATGGCGCGATCGGACACCAGCACAGGAAATGGATTGTTAGGATCGCGGCCTTTGAGTTGAAAAACTTTTTCGACGGCAGCGAAGTTGAGCGCGTCGGCGCCGAGGCCGTAGAGCGTTTCGGTGGGAAAGACGATTACGTCGCCACGAGCAAGTGCCGCTACGGCGTCGGCAATGTTATCGGTCATGGAGAAAATCCCCCTTGGTCCCCCTTTTTCAAAGGGGGAAGGTCGATTAAGTTCCCCTCTTTGAAAAAGAGGGGCTAGGGGAGATTTAAAAATTGCTGGACACTCAGCTTTTGTTTCGTTCACTCTGAAGTTTGCGGTCGCGTTCTTCGACGCCGGCGGCCATTTCTTTTTTGAACTGAACTAATTTTGCCGCAACTGTGGCATCGGTGCGGCCGACGATCTGGGCGGCGAAGATGCCGGCGTTGGCGGCGCCGGCTTTGCCGATCGCCATCGTAGCCACGGGAATGCCTGCCGGCATTTGCACCGTCGCGAGCAACGCGTCCAAGCCTTTCAAACTCGAGGAGTCGATGGGAATGCCGATCACCGGCAAGGTCGTGCTGGCGGCGATGGCGCCGGCCAAGTGGGCCGCGGCGCCGGCGCCGCAGATGATCGCTTGCAAGCCGCGCTGCTCGGCGCTGGCGGCGTATTTAGCGGCGATCTCCGGTGTGCGGTGCGCCGACATGATGTGGGTCTCATAAGCGATGCCGAAGGAATCGAGGCGCTTTTCGGCTTCGCGCATGACCTCGAGATCGGAGTCGCTGCCCATGAGGATGCCGACTTTGGGTTGTGCGGTTGCCATGTTTGGTTCCTCCCAAGGTAATTCGTCTGGACTCTTGATGCTAGACTTATTTCAACGCTTTTTGCCCAATGTCTTTGCGATAATGCATGCCGTCCCAGGAAATTTTTCTGACGGCGCCGTAAACATTGTCGACGGCGCTGGCGATATTTTTGCCACGGGCGGTGACCCCGAGGACGCGGCCGCCGGTGGTTAGCCAACGATCTTTATCTTTCGCCGTGCCGGCGTGAAAGACGAAGCCGTCGGACCAACTCTTTAAACTATCGAGGCCGTGAATTTCTTTGCCTTTGTCGTAGGCGCCAGGATAACCATTGGCGGTTAAGACCACGCAGACCGCCGGCTCGTCGTGCCACTCGGCTGTTACTTGGTTGAGTTTCCCGTCGATGGTCGCTTCGAGTAGGGGAATCAAATCACTTTTCAGCCGCATCATGATCGGTTGGCATTCGGGATCGCCGAAGCGGGCGTTGAATTCTATCACCTTCGGGCCATCTTTGGTGATCATCAAGCCGACGTAAAGCAGACCGCGGTAAAGAATGTTTTTTTGCTTCAAGCCAATGAGCAGCGGCGTCAAGACTTCGCGCAAAACTCGGTCATGGATTGCAGCCGTTACCACCGGTGCGGGCGAGTAGGCGCCCATGCCGCCGGTGTTAGATCCTTGGTCGTTGTCGAAGATTCGTTTGTGATCTTGCGACGTCGCTAATGGCAGAACATTGTCACCGTCTGTGAGCACCATGAACGAAGCCTCTTCACCGTCGAGAAATTCTTCGATGACGACTTTGTCGCCGGCATTGCCGAAGACTTTGCCGACGAGCATCTCATCGATGGCTGCTTCCGCTTCTTGTTTCATCGCACAGATCAGCACACCTTTGCCGGCGGCTAGGCCGTCGGCTTTGATCACGTAGGGGGATTTTTGCCGCGCTAAATATTGCTTCGCTGAAACCGCGTCGGTGAAAGTGCCGAAAGCGGCGGTGGGAATTCCGTTGACGCGGAGGATCTCTTTAGTGAACGCCTTGCTGCCTTCCAACTGCGCCGCGGCTTGGTTCGGTCCAAAAATTCTCAAGCCGCGCGATTCGAAAAGATCGACGATGCCGAGGGTGAGCGGCAACTCTGGGCCGACCACCGTGAGATCGATTTTTTCTCTTTCGGCGAAGTCGGCGAGCTGGTCGATTTGCTCAGGATTGATGGCGACGCATTCGGCAAGTTCGCCGATGGCCGCGCTGCCCGGCGCGCAGTAGATTTTCGTTACGCGCGGGCTTTGGCTCAACTTCCAGGCCAATGCATGTTCGCGGCCGCCGCCGCCGATGACGAGGATTTTCATGGCAAATAGGTGTCAGTTGTCAGTCGTCGGTTGTCAGAAAAAAAAGAAACTGGGAACTGACAACTAATAACTGGCAACTTTTTTAATGTCTGAAATGCCTCATGCCGGTAAAGATCATGGCTATACCATGCTCATTCGCGGCCGCGATGACTTCGTCGTCTTTGATCGATCCGCCGGGTTGGATGATCGACTTGGCGCCGGCGTTGGCGGCTTCGTCGAGTCCGTCGCGGAACGGATAGAAGGCGTCCGACGCCACCGCCGAACCTTTGAGATCTAAACCGTGGGTGGCGGCGCGCAAGACTGCGATCTTGGTCGAATCGATGCGGCTCATCTGGCCGGCGCCGACGCCGAGCACTTGATCCGGCGCGGCGAAGACGATGGTGTTCGATTTTACGTGGCGGCAAACCCGCCAGGCGAATTCAAGAGCACGATATTCGTCTGGCGTCGGCTTTCTCTCGGTGACGACTTTGCAGGCGCGCACGTCGACGTTACCGGTATCCCAATCTTGGATCAGCATGCCGCCGCGCACGCGGCGCAGATCGTAGCCGCCGGTTTGCGGCTGGCTCATGTCCAATTCTAAAAGCCGGATGTTGAGCAAGCGCTTGGCCGACGCCAATACGGCTTTCGCTTCCGGTGTGAAGCTCGGCGCAATGACGATTTCGAGAAAGATGTCTTTCAACTCTTTGGCGGTTTCTTCGTCCACCGGACGGTTGAAGGCGATGACGCCGCCGAAGATCGACACCGGATCGCAGGCTTTGGCTTTGCGAAACGAATCGGCCAGCGATTTGTTCGATAAGGCGACGCCGCAGGGATTGTTATGCTTGATCGCCACGGTGGCGATATCGGAGAATTCCAACACCGTGTTGAGGGCCGCGTCGGCGTCGAGAATATTATTGAACGAGAGTTCCTTGCCTTGAAACTGTTTGGCGCGCGAGATCGACGGGCCGTTGTCGCCCTTGGTGCCGTAGAACGCCGCGCTCTGGTGTGGGTTCTCGCCGTAGCGCATGTCTTGCAGCTTGCTGACTTGGATGTTGACGGTCTCGCCCCAGCGCTGCGGTTTCTTTTCTTGGTCCAACGACGAAAAGTAGTTGGAGATGGCGCCGTCATAGTGCGCGGTATGCTGGAACGCTTTGCAGAACAGCCGAAAATGGGTCGCTTGCGACAGCGAACCGCTGTTGGTTTTCAATTCGTTCACGATGGTATCGTAATCCACCGGATCGACGACCACGCCGACATGCTGATGATTCTTGGCCGCGGCGCGCACCATGCTCGGGCCGCCGATGTCGATGTTCTCGACCACTTCTTCGAAGCTGGCGCCGCGCGCGACTGTCGCCTCAAATGGATAAAGATTGACAACCACCAAGTCGATCGGCTTGATGCCGTGCTCTTTCATCTTCGCGACATGTTCGGGATTGTCGCGCAGCGCGAGGATGCCGCCGTGAATTTTCGGATGCAAAGTTTTCACCCGGCCGTCCATCATTTCCGGAAAGCCGGTGAGCTCGGAGACGTCTTTAACGGGAATTTTATTGTCGCGCAAAAGCGATGCGGTGCCGCCGGTGGAAACCAGTTCGATGCCCATTTGCGCCAAAGCGCGGGAAAACTCGACAATGCCTTGCTTGTCGGAAACGCTGATCAGCGCTCTTTCGATTCTACCCACTGCTGGTACTCCTTCTACTGATTGATGTGAATTCGGGGAACTCGAGCACCGATGGAAGTGAAGATCTCGTACGAGATTGTGTCTGCCCAAGCGGCCATCTCGTCGGCGGAAATTTCTCCGCCGCCTTGACGGCCAAGGAGAACGACCTCATCTCCCTGTTGGACATTTCGTATATCGGTTACATCGACGGTAGTCAAATCCATGCTCACGCGGCCGACTACTGGAACGCGTTTGCCGCGCACCAACACTTGGGCGCGATTGGATAACAATCGCCGATAGCCGTCGGCATATCCGACAGGCAAGGTTGCGATCAGGCTATTTCGTTTGGTCACGAACGTTCGGCCATAGCCGATGCTCGTGCCAATCGGCGCGCGCTTCAACTGAATGATGCGCGTCTTCCAGGCGAGCACCGGCTTCAAGCTGATCTGTTTTTTCAAATTCGCCGCCGGATACATGCCGTAAAGAATCAGGCCCGGCCGAACCATGGAAAAATTTGCCGCGGGCGTGGTGATCAGGGCGGCGCTCTTCGACATGTGGGCTGGCGCTTGCACGATACCGACCTCGTTCAGCCGGTCGAGCACGCGCTGAAAAGTTTTCAATTGCTTCGCTGCGTATTTTTCGTTGGCGCTTTCGGCTTCGGAGAAATGGGAAAAGACGCCGGCGAGCTTTAACGCTTTCAGTTTCGCGAGCGTCGTTAACCAGGCCTCGATTTCAGCGCTGGGAAAACCGATGCGCCCCATGCCGGTGTCGACTTCAAGTTGGAAGTTGAGCTTAATTTTGCGCCGCCTGGCCTTGCGCTCGAAGGCTGTGAGTGTGGCGCTATCGTGCAGTACCGGCGTAAGTTTGTATTCTAACAATTCGTCGAGCTGTTCGACGTAGGCGCCGGCGAGTACCAAGATCGGCTGCTTGATGCGGCTATCTCGCAGCTCGATGCCTTCTTCGACGGTGGCGACCCCGAAAGCATCGCTTCCCGATTTGGCTAGAGTTCGCGCCACTGCGACCGCGCCATGGCCATAGGCGTTGGCCTTCACCATGGAGAGAATTTTTACCCGTGGGCCGATCTTTTTTTGGATCTGGCGCAGATTCCAGCGCAGCGCCGCGTGGTCGATGTCGCTGCGAGTCGGGCGGCCTTTAAGAAACTTGGTCATTAAAAAACTGCGACGAAAGATATTTGAATTGCTATTTGACTTGGGCGCCGGCCTGCACCGACTTTTCCGGCGTCATGATAATCACGCGGCCGTCGTCGGAGGCCGCCAGCAGCATGCCTTGGCTTTCCATGCCGCGCAGTTTAGCGGTTTCCAGATTGGTGACGACGACGATCTGCTTGCCGACCAGCTCTTCCGGCGTGTAGCTGTTGCGGATGCCGGCGCAGATCTGGCGCTGCTCGCCGCCGAGATCGATCTGCAGGACCATCAAGCGATCGGCGTTCGGATGGGGCTCCGCCGCTTTGATGGTCGCGACCTTGAGGGCGATCTTGCGAAAGTCGTCGATGGAGATTTTTGCCGGGATTGCTTCAGCTTCCATGCCGTAGAAATATCAGAACTGCCGCGGCAAAAAAAGCCGCAGGAAGGCGAGCGCGAGATTTTCCACTTGTCAGTTTTCTTGGTGAATTGCCGAAGTGGCTGCTTTATGGGGAAAGAGTTTTTCACCACGAAGGACGCGGAGGTAGGAGCGACCCGTAGGATGTGGTGAGTCCGCGAACCGCATCGGGGTGCTGACCAACGATGCGGTTCCCTTTGGTCACCGCATCCTACAAAGCCAAGCCCCATATTTTCGTCCGAGAGTATTGTAGGTTTTTGTAGGGGCGAAAAATTTTTCGCCGCTCTTTCGTTCGGTCACGGTTCGTTGGCAGTGAGGCGCCACAGC
It contains:
- the purH gene encoding bifunctional phosphoribosylaminoimidazolecarboxamide formyltransferase/IMP cyclohydrolase, which encodes MGRIERALISVSDKQGIVEFSRALAQMGIELVSTGGTASLLRDNKIPVKDVSELTGFPEMMDGRVKTLHPKIHGGILALRDNPEHVAKMKEHGIKPIDLVVVNLYPFEATVARGASFEEVVENIDIGGPSMVRAAAKNHQHVGVVVDPVDYDTIVNELKTNSGSLSQATHFRLFCKAFQHTAHYDGAISNYFSSLDQEKKPQRWGETVNIQVSKLQDMRYGENPHQSAAFYGTKGDNGPSISRAKQFQGKELSFNNILDADAALNTVLEFSDIATVAIKHNNPCGVALSNKSLADSFRKAKACDPVSIFGGVIAFNRPVDEETAKELKDIFLEIVIAPSFTPEAKAVLASAKRLLNIRLLELDMSQPQTGGYDLRRVRGGMLIQDWDTGNVDVRACKVVTERKPTPDEYRALEFAWRVCRHVKSNTIVFAAPDQVLGVGAGQMSRIDSTKIAVLRAATHGLDLKGSAVASDAFYPFRDGLDEAANAGAKSIIQPGGSIKDDEVIAAANEHGIAMIFTGMRHFRH
- a CDS encoding threonylcarbamoyl-AMP synthase codes for the protein MTDNIADAVAALARGDVIVFPTETLYGLGADALNFAAVEKVFQLKGRDPNNPFPVLVSDRAMLNKLVAEVSPLAEKLIAGFWPGPLTLVLPARKDIAPPLVNSTGGIGVRISSQPIANEIVRMLGRPLTATSANPSGRPGAQTLEQARNYFFGKIELFVDGGELNSKTGSTVAAVAENKIKIIRAGEIGREKLQKALGQGIEIE
- a CDS encoding ornithine cyclodeaminase family protein, whose product is MLALSETQVQSLIDIDELIAALERAHVQYSTGKAVMPVRLVVPLPQIDGRITSMPGYLCDDKALGMKVVTYFQDNPKQNLPAILATIMLFSSATGKMIAVMDGGYITAIRTACASALATQALANPDTPVLGILGAGVQARAHIQALNRVRKLSRIKLYSPSGKSATTIKNEMEKQIGIPIQICRNAEEVVRGSDLLVTVTTAKEPIVIAEWLKPGVHINAVGSHRPDQREIDSATLKRAKVVVDSRPAIMAECGDILLALKEKSITEANIHGEIGEVLAGTKAGRINGDEITLYKSVGIAIQDVAAAQLVYRKALAQNVGTNVEI
- the purD gene encoding phosphoribosylamine--glycine ligase, whose product is MKILVIGGGGREHALAWKLSQSPRVTKIYCAPGSAAIGELAECVAINPEQIDQLADFAEREKIDLTVVGPELPLTLGIVDLFESRGLRIFGPNQAAAQLEGSKAFTKEILRVNGIPTAAFGTFTDAVSAKQYLARQKSPYVIKADGLAAGKGVLICAMKQEAEAAIDEMLVGKVFGNAGDKVVIEEFLDGEEASFMVLTDGDNVLPLATSQDHKRIFDNDQGSNTGGMGAYSPAPVVTAAIHDRVLREVLTPLLIGLKQKNILYRGLLYVGLMITKDGPKVIEFNARFGDPECQPIMMRLKSDLIPLLEATIDGKLNQVTAEWHDEPAVCVVLTANGYPGAYDKGKEIHGLDSLKSWSDGFVFHAGTAKDKDRWLTTGGRVLGVTARGKNIASAVDNVYGAVRKISWDGMHYRKDIGQKALK
- the metG gene encoding methionine--tRNA ligase subunit beta; the encoded protein is MEAEAIPAKISIDDFRKIALKVATIKAAEPHPNADRLMVLQIDLGGEQRQICAGIRNSYTPEELVGKQIVVVTNLETAKLRGMESQGMLLAASDDGRVIIMTPEKSVQAGAQVK
- the alr gene encoding alanine racemase — encoded protein: MTKFLKGRPTRSDIDHAALRWNLRQIQKKIGPRVKILSMVKANAYGHGAVAVARTLAKSGSDAFGVATVEEGIELRDSRIKQPILVLAGAYVEQLDELLEYKLTPVLHDSATLTAFERKARRRKIKLNFQLEVDTGMGRIGFPSAEIEAWLTTLAKLKALKLAGVFSHFSEAESANEKYAAKQLKTFQRVLDRLNEVGIVQAPAHMSKSAALITTPAANFSMVRPGLILYGMYPAANLKKQISLKPVLAWKTRIIQLKRAPIGTSIGYGRTFVTKRNSLIATLPVGYADGYRRLLSNRAQVLVRGKRVPVVGRVSMDLTTVDVTDIRNVQQGDEVVLLGRQGGGEISADEMAAWADTISYEIFTSIGARVPRIHINQ
- the purE gene encoding 5-(carboxyamino)imidazole ribonucleotide mutase codes for the protein MATAQPKVGILMGSDSDLEVMREAEKRLDSFGIAYETHIMSAHRTPEIAAKYAASAEQRGLQAIICGAGAAAHLAGAIAASTTLPVIGIPIDSSSLKGLDALLATVQMPAGIPVATMAIGKAGAANAGIFAAQIVGRTDATVAAKLVQFKKEMAAGVEERDRKLQSERNKS